The Motacilla alba alba isolate MOTALB_02 chromosome 14, Motacilla_alba_V1.0_pri, whole genome shotgun sequence genome includes a region encoding these proteins:
- the LOC119707042 gene encoding RNA pseudouridylate synthase domain-containing protein 1-like: MEPGTIDNLSILYQSSDFIVVNKHWDLRIDSKMWYETLTLQSQLKHRFPELADPDTYYGFRFCHQLDFSTSGALCVALNKAAAGSAYKCFKERLVTKAYLALVRGHVSQSRMTIRYAIGKNTTEGMTHMMCIEGTEGCENPKPCQSELVVLEHGSYSGDPVTKVLLQPLTGRTHQLRVHCSAIGHPIVGDFTYSHRQDSNPYRMMLHAYYLRIPTGKELIEVCAPDPFVTAMDSNWVPQHVTQRLEDVIQELKDKGTQKQQEEEESQEGAGEEGAGGEGRREETEEQRARCEQWLAEWALE; the protein is encoded by the exons ATGGAGCCGGGCACCATCGACAACCTGTCCATCCTGTACCAGAGCTCCGACTTCATCGTGGTCAACAAGCACTGGGACCTGCGCATCGACAGCAAGATGTGGTACGAGACGCtgaccctgcagagccagctcaaGCACCGCTTCCCCGAGCTGGCCGACCCCGACACCTACTACGGCTTCAG GTTCTGCCACCAGCTGGATTTCTCCACCAGCGGGGCCCTGTGTGTGGCGCTCAACAAAGCGGCGGCGGGAAGCGCCTACAAGTGCTTCAAGGAGCGCCTGGTGACCAAAGCCTACCTGGCCCTG GTGAGGGGCCACGTGAGCCAGAGCCGGATGACGATCCGCTACGCCATCGGGAAGAACACCACGGAGGGCATGACCCACATGATGTGCATCGAGGGCACAGAGG GCTGTGAGAATCCCAAGCCGTGCCAGTCGGAGCTGGTCGTGCTGGAACATGGATCCTACAGCGGAGACCCCGTCAccaaagtgctgctgcagccactgacAG GGAGGACTCACCAGCTCCGGGTTCACTGCAGTGCCATCGGCCACCCCATCGTGGGGGACTTCACCTACAGCCACAGGCAGGACAGCAATCCCTACAGGATGATGCTCCACGCCTACTACCTGCGCATTCCCACCGGCAAGGAGCTGATCGAGGTGTGCGCGCCGGACCCCTTCGTCACCGCCATGGACAGCAACTGGGTGCCCCAGCACGTCACCCAGCGGCTGGAGGATGTCATCCAGGAGCTCAAGGACAAGGGgacacagaagcagcaggaggaggaggagagccaggaaggtgctggagaggagggagcagggggtgaaggcaggagggaggagacGGAGGAGCAGCGGGCACGGTGCGAGCAGTGGTTGGCTGAGTGGGCTCTGGAGTGA